The genomic window TACCGGAACAGTCTCAGCCTGCTTGTCCATAAGGTAGTATTCGTCAACGCCCATGTACTTTGCAGTTTCCTTCTCGGGGTTGCAGAAGTTATCTCTGAACCATTTGAGCGAAAGGCCTGCACCCTGGGTAACGCCCATAACGTGCCACGAGTTCGGTACGGCTGCGCAGCAGGTGTGTACTCTGCCCTTGGGGTCGATAGATATCTTAGATGTATGTGCAAAAACAACACCGGAAGTGCCAATAGTAGTAAACGCCTTGCCGTCCTCGCAGACACCTGTGCCGATAGCCGCACCTGCATTATCGCCTGCGCCGCCGACAACTATAGTGCCCTCGCAAAGGCCGAGCTCGTCTGCCATAGCCTTTGTAAGTGTACCTGTCACCTCGCAGGACTCATAGACCTTACCGAGCCAGTTTTTATCTATCTCGAAAGCAGATAACAGCTCGTCAGACCACTTTCTGTTCGGAACGTCAAGCAGCTGCATACCGGAAGCATCTGAAACTTCTGTTGCATACTCGTGTGTGAGCACAAATCTCAGGTAATCCTTCGGGAGCAGGATATGAGCGACCTTTGAGTAGACCTCGGGCTCATTGTTCTTTACCCAGAGTATCTTTGCAGCAGTCCAGCCGGTGAGGGCAGGGTTTGCGGTTATCTGAATGAGCTTATCACGGCCGACATTTGCGGTCATCCACTCAACTTCCTTTTCCGTTCTCTGGTCGCACCAGATAATAGAACGGCGAAGCACGTTATTATCCTTATCGAGCATTACAAGGCCGTGCATCTGGCCGGATATACCGATACCCTTAACGTCCTCTTTCTTGACGCCGCTTTTTGCCATAACGTCCTTTACAGTGCCTATCATAGCGTTTGCCCAGTCTGCCGGCTCCTGCTCAGCGTAGCCGTTTTTGGGCTGATACATCGGATACTCGATAGTAGACGATGCCATTACCTTTCCTGTTTCGTCGAAAAGAACAGTCTTTGTGCCGCTCGTTCCGCAGTCGATGCCTAATACATAAGCCATTTCACATTACTCCTTTTATATCTGATATTTATATTTCCGTATTCGTATTCTGTTTTCTGTAAGCCAGCGGCGAGAGCTTTGACACCTGCTTGAACTGTCTTGAAAAATGCACGGGGTTCTTATATCCGCACTCAAAGGCTATCTCCTCTATCGTCATCTGCGAGCATTCGAGATAGTGGCGTGCTGCTTCTATCCGGCTGTTTATCACATCTGCATTGCAGGTGACACCGAAGGCCTTCTTATATATAAGGTGCAGATACGGCTCGGAGACGTTTATGAGCGACGACATCAGTCCCACCGTCCAGTCCTCGTTCGGCTCGGCGTATATGCGCCTGCGAAGGTCTAAAAGCTCACGGTAATGCGGCAGCGAAGCGCTCTCCCCTGTCACATTTGAAAAGACATCGGAAAGCATAGCCTTCATAAGAAAACCTGCTGCGTGGTGGTTCTGTGCCTTATAGTAGCAATCTGCTATCAGCCTGAAATACTGCGATACATTTACCCTCTCACCCACAAAATACGGCTTGCCGAACACAAGTCCCGTCTCGGCCTCAAGATTATCGGTACACTCAAACTCTATCCAGTCATTGATATACTCATCTCTGACAGCCTTATAGTAGAGAGTGGTCGCCTTATCATATATTATAAAGGTATCCGGCTCGGTATAATACTCGACACCGTCGATAACGAACAGTGCGTGCGTCTTGACAAAAAGGCAGAGGTAATTCTCAAACCCCTTGGGGCTGTCAAGCACAAAATCCCCGTCATGCCGGCAGCCGCAGCCCATTCTTTTTACTCTGAACACTCTCTCACCCCCACACAGGATTTAACGTATACTATTATTTTAACATAGTTTTTCAGATTTTGCAAGAAGAATTTTATGCAATTTATAAAAATATAAAAGCCCGGCAGAGGTGGGCTCTGTCGGGCTGATGCTTTATATGCGGAATACTATGCCTTGACTTCAAAGCGGGTAGCGCCTATTGTCACAGCGCTGACATTGTCGATATCGACAAGTTCTAAGAACGATACGTGCATCTTGTCATAATGCCCGTCATCGCTCGGTTCGGTAGAGCCGAATATCTCAATGTTCTTTGATGTGCCGTCCTTATACTCGGCTGTCACCTCCAAAAAAGGCAGTGGGTCTGTCTTGACTGCGACAGTTACGTCACTGCCGCTTATGCTGTTTTCACATAGTGATATTTTCTCGCCAGCCGCATTTTCAAGAATGATCGTCCTTTCATTCTTTTCAAATGTCAGCTCAAACTCTGCAAGGGTTATATATTTGCCGTCCTCGATAGCAAAGGTTATGAGCGACATAGGCATGACCACCTTGTCCTGCGGCTCGTCAAGGAAATAAGACCAGCGCATAACTTCTCTGCCGTTTTCAGGCTGATAGTTTACTTCCTCGTCAAAATCAGTGCTGCTTATCTCCGGCCTTACAGAATGAAGCCACGGCTCCTCGCCGTTTTGAAGCATTTTTGCGCCCTCTTCATCATTGGGCTCGGCATTCGCAACAACTGTCAGGTACTGCCCGTCCGAGAGTATCGTCTCTATATTTACATCAAAATGCTCGCCCTTGATAGTCTGCTCATATTTTGCGCCAATGCTTTCGAGCTTATCATCTGTTCCTTCACCGAAGTATCTGTCGCTTGCAGTGTTTTTCTTATAGATATACGCCGCACCTGCGCCGACAATGCCCGTAACGGCTATTGCCGCTGCCGCCATTATCCCTATAAAACGCTTTTTCATCTTTTTAGTCCTCCGTTTTCCTATGTCTGCCTCAAGAATGTATTCATCATCAAGGCAGCTCATCATATCAAATATCTGTCTTTCGTTCATACATCATACCCCGCTTTCCTGATAAAGACTTTCAGCTGCTCTCTTGTGCGGTGCAGCATGACATTTACTGCATTGACACTCATTCCGAGGTCTTCGGCTATCTGTTTCGGCGGACACATATACCAGTAGCGCTTGACAAATGCTATTCGCTGTTTCTTTTCAAGAGATGCCGCAAAGCCGTTTATCAGCTCTCGCAGCTGCTTTGCGTCAAGCTCTTCCTCGGGGGGCGTGCCGCCTGCACATTCTGTCAGCTCATCAAGTGCCTGAGATACACTATCACCTCCACGCTTTGCGGCACTGATCTTCCTCAAAGCATCAAACGCAATGTTTCGTGTCAGCCTTGCAAGATAGGCTTTCAGGCTTTCGGGTCTGTGAGGCGGTATGCTGTTCCAGAGTGCGAGATATGCGTCATCGACGCACTCCTCGCTGTCACGAGTGTCACCCAGTATATTATCTGCGATAAAGTGAGCATATTTGCCGTATTTTTGTGAAACCAACTCAAACACGCTCTCATCACGCTGCTCATAAAGAGTTATAAGCTCGCTGTCCTCCATGCGACCGCCTCCTTCCTTCTAATTCAAAAGCGCTTTCACTTAAATAGACGTAAACAAAGATCAGTTATTACATAAAAAGAGAAAAACCGTCCGCAGAGGACGGCTTTTTTGCATTATTCACCCGGCAGGCTGTCATTTTTGCTCTCACGTCTTTTCTTAAGCCGGTATTTTACATACTTTTCAGCGGCAAGGAGGGCAAAGATGATAAGCATTTCAAAACACATTGCTGCCACAGATTCCTCGGGGACGACAATCGCTCTGAGAAAGCAGACGGTCGTTATATATGCGCCTGCAAAGTCTGCTGCTGCGGCAGAAAGAGTCCTGCCCTTTGCGATGAACCTTTTCACCGCCATGTGCGATGCAAACGCCGCTGCAAAGGATATCACTACAGGAATAAGATGCAGCCATTTCGGCGCATGGGTGCCAAGGTCTGCAAAATATATCTTGGCAAACGGGTCAGTCGTTTCATTGCCGCCGGGGTAGCGCTCCCATATAACTATTGATACGACTATCTGGCATATGCTTATCATTATACAGTAGAGCCGCACGAGCTTGTGAGTATCGGTCTTGTTAACGTCTTCGCCCTTTTGCTTGTGCTTTAGCTTTGCATATGTGCTGAGTATAAGAGCAGCCGCCAAATACGCTAAAAACAGATAAGCGCCGATATTATTCACCCTGCCTTTGGTGCCGTGCTGATGTATCACAGCATCAGACCATTCAAGGAAGAAAAGGCAGGTATACGCCTTGATGCCGTTTGTAAAAAGCAAAACAGAGGCACGCACCATGCTCTCGCCTTTTGTGTCATAGCTCGCACCGACCTTTAGTCTGAGTATAAACCTGTCAGCCACAAGCAGCGCACCTATGATAAGCGTGCCCATAAGATACGGATAAAAGCCGTAGTATTTCTCGGCGTGGACATCAAAATCGCCGTTGCTGCCGAAATGCATACCGATAGTTTCGGGCATATCGCTGTAAACGTAAAGAAAATGCACAAGCTCTGCCCATATTGATAAAAGCATCAGTATTGCAAGCGCAAAGTGAACATAGAGAAACTTTTTATACATCGTTCTGTCTCTCCTGTCTTATGCTTTGTCATATAGCTCCCCGTCAAAGAACCTCTCCTGGAACTCAATCTTTTCCAGTATCTCCTCACGGGTGAAGCTCATTCCCTCGGGGGCGAGTATCCACTTATCCTCGTTGTCATTGAGCCTGTGGTATACGGCTATCACCCTGCCGGTGAAGCTGTCGAGCGGTGTATCGACACCAAGCACATAAACGTCCTGTCCGGCGCCGTCGCCTGCGATGATATCCTCGATATAGCCGTAGTTCACAGGGTAGACAAGGCTTTTTACTCTCGGGTGAGCTGTGCCGAGGGGACGGTCTATCTTGCAGGTGAAGGTCTTGCCTATTATATCTGAGTAGTCGGGGACTGTGTATTCCTTGTTGACAGTTGCTTCGATGAAATAGTGCTTTTGCAGCTTCCAGCCCTTGCCGTCAAAGCAGTCGTCTATATGGCGCACCTTGACAAGGCTCCAGCAGGCAAAGAGTTTTTTGATATCCTCGGCATCACAGAAGAAGTGCGGAACATTCTGCTCGACACCCTCGGTCTTAAGCAGAGTGTTCTCGTCAATACGCTTGCCGGCCTGCTGCCGGTAGGTGTATGTCTCCTTCGAGCAGAGGGTCATGAACACTGCACCGCCGGGCTTTAAAACACGGGCAAGCTCTGCCATGAGCCTTTTCATACCGGGCGTGTCGGTATGCCCTGCCGAATGCATGGCGAATATACAGTCAAAGGCATTGTCGGCAAAGGGCAGCGCTTCCATATCTGCCTTTTTGCAGAGGATATCGACACCCTGCTCTTTGCACAGCCCTTTGAGAGTGCCGAGCGCCTCGTCTGATATATCCACAGCCGTGGTCTTGAAGCCGCCCTTGGCAAACAGCAGTGCGTGTCTGCCAAGGCCGCAGCCGAGGTCGAGCACGCTTTTTCTGCCCTCGCTTTTCCATTTATTAAGGTAGTAATAGCTCTCCTCACACGGGG from Ruminococcus sp. NK3A76 includes these protein-coding regions:
- a CDS encoding methyltransferase domain-containing protein, coding for MKCDNPFDWKSVDDKAVWLTPCEESYYYLNKWKSEGRKSVLDLGCGLGRHALLFAKGGFKTTAVDISDEALGTLKGLCKEQGVDILCKKADMEALPFADNAFDCIFAMHSAGHTDTPGMKRLMAELARVLKPGGAVFMTLCSKETYTYRQQAGKRIDENTLLKTEGVEQNVPHFFCDAEDIKKLFACWSLVKVRHIDDCFDGKGWKLQKHYFIEATVNKEYTVPDYSDIIGKTFTCKIDRPLGTAHPRVKSLVYPVNYGYIEDIIAGDGAGQDVYVLGVDTPLDSFTGRVIAVYHRLNDNEDKWILAPEGMSFTREEILEKIEFQERFFDGELYDKA
- the xylB gene encoding xylulokinase; its protein translation is MAYVLGIDCGTSGTKTVLFDETGKVMASSTIEYPMYQPKNGYAEQEPADWANAMIGTVKDVMAKSGVKKEDVKGIGISGQMHGLVMLDKDNNVLRRSIIWCDQRTEKEVEWMTANVGRDKLIQITANPALTGWTAAKILWVKNNEPEVYSKVAHILLPKDYLRFVLTHEYATEVSDASGMQLLDVPNRKWSDELLSAFEIDKNWLGKVYESCEVTGTLTKAMADELGLCEGTIVVGGAGDNAGAAIGTGVCEDGKAFTTIGTSGVVFAHTSKISIDPKGRVHTCCAAVPNSWHVMGVTQGAGLSLKWFRDNFCNPEKETAKYMGVDEYYLMDKQAETVPVGAERLLYLPYLMGERTPHLDPNARGVFFGLSAMHTKKHMLRAVMEGVSYSLRDCVEVFREMDINVSDMMACGGGGSSPLWRSMLADLYSCPVKTASSKEGPALGVALLASVGAGIYSSVPEACKAVVAVDKTQEPDPAKVPEYEKFYRLYTEIYPALKEQFRKLSTM
- a CDS encoding sigma-70 family RNA polymerase sigma factor, which encodes MEDSELITLYEQRDESVFELVSQKYGKYAHFIADNILGDTRDSEECVDDAYLALWNSIPPHRPESLKAYLARLTRNIAFDALRKISAAKRGGDSVSQALDELTECAGGTPPEEELDAKQLRELINGFAASLEKKQRIAFVKRYWYMCPPKQIAEDLGMSVNAVNVMLHRTREQLKVFIRKAGYDV
- a CDS encoding AraC family transcriptional regulator, whose product is MFRVKRMGCGCRHDGDFVLDSPKGFENYLCLFVKTHALFVIDGVEYYTEPDTFIIYDKATTLYYKAVRDEYINDWIEFECTDNLEAETGLVFGKPYFVGERVNVSQYFRLIADCYYKAQNHHAAGFLMKAMLSDVFSNVTGESASLPHYRELLDLRRRIYAEPNEDWTVGLMSSLINVSEPYLHLIYKKAFGVTCNADVINSRIEAARHYLECSQMTIEEIAFECGYKNPVHFSRQFKQVSKLSPLAYRKQNTNTEI